From Nitrospirota bacterium, the proteins below share one genomic window:
- a CDS encoding efflux RND transporter periplasmic adaptor subunit, producing the protein MSRVQVVTGVAVGLFLIVALLLVLRRDGDSTAKPSGEPPSAPAVRQETPPARPQPDGEPVVEVVPVVEQTLNRTVRLPGELQPFLSVDLYPKVTGIIEWIGVDRGSRVKKGEVLVRLVAPELTTQRLEAEAKLHADQVTYERLRTASATPGVVAPNDLEVSQKTVEADRARVRTLKEMEGYLIIAAPFDGVVTERHMHPGALVGPQGGGPGGTEHMLHVEQTSHLRLMVPVPEAYVGGLAPGETVPFTVPAYPAETFRGTIARIAQSVDVKTRTMPVELDVANPSERLAPGMFPEVEWPVRRSRPSLFVPAKAVVTTTELTFVILIRDGKAEWVTVRRGQPSGSLVEVFGDLKAGDQVVLRGTDELRSGTRVTARVVPPPG; encoded by the coding sequence ATGAGCCGAGTGCAAGTCGTCACGGGCGTCGCCGTGGGCCTGTTCCTTATCGTCGCACTCCTGCTCGTGCTGCGCAGGGACGGGGACTCCACCGCCAAGCCATCCGGGGAGCCGCCGTCCGCGCCCGCGGTCCGACAGGAGACGCCGCCGGCCAGGCCGCAGCCGGACGGCGAGCCGGTCGTGGAGGTGGTGCCCGTCGTCGAGCAGACGTTGAACCGGACGGTCCGCCTGCCCGGTGAGCTGCAGCCGTTCCTCAGCGTAGACCTCTACCCGAAGGTGACGGGGATCATCGAGTGGATCGGCGTGGATCGGGGCTCGCGGGTCAAAAAGGGAGAGGTGCTCGTGCGTCTGGTCGCCCCCGAGCTCACGACGCAGCGCCTGGAGGCCGAGGCGAAGCTCCATGCGGACCAGGTCACCTACGAGCGGCTGCGCACCGCCTCGGCCACGCCGGGCGTGGTCGCGCCCAACGACCTGGAGGTCTCGCAGAAGACCGTGGAAGCGGATCGGGCCCGGGTGAGGACCCTCAAGGAGATGGAGGGATACCTGATCATCGCCGCGCCCTTCGACGGTGTCGTCACCGAGCGACACATGCATCCGGGCGCGCTGGTCGGGCCTCAAGGAGGCGGGCCGGGGGGCACCGAGCACATGCTGCACGTCGAGCAGACCTCGCATCTCCGCCTCATGGTCCCCGTCCCGGAGGCCTACGTCGGCGGCCTCGCGCCGGGCGAGACGGTTCCCTTCACCGTGCCGGCCTATCCGGCCGAGACCTTCCGGGGCACGATCGCCCGGATCGCCCAATCGGTGGACGTCAAGACGCGCACGATGCCGGTCGAGTTGGACGTGGCCAATCCCTCTGAGCGCCTGGCCCCGGGGATGTTCCCGGAAGTGGAGTGGCCGGTCCGCCGCTCTCGCCCGAGCCTGTTCGTCCCGGCCAAAGCCGTCGTCACCACGACCGAGCTGACCTTCGTCATCCTGATCCGCGACGGGAAGGCGGAGTGGGTGACCGTGCGGCGGGGGCAACCGTCGGGCAGTCTCGTGGAAGTCTTCGGCGACCTCAAGGCCGGCG
- a CDS encoding efflux RND transporter permease subunit: MWLMLGAMRRPITVLVAVVAIALCCALALTRMPIDIFPELGLPAIYVAQPYSGMDPSQMEGYLVSFYEYHFLYITGIEHVESKSVQGAALIKLFFHPGTDMNQALAQTVAYVNRSWAFMPPGTVPPFIVRFDAGSVPVGSLIFRSETRSLGEIQDLALFRVRPMFATLPGVSAPPPFGGNARTIVVHVDPERMRAYRMSPEEVVQAVNKGNVVAPAGNVRIGDLTTIASVNAVIPSVREFGDLPIRAGAGATVYLRDIGYVENGTDILTSYALVNGHRAVYIPVTKRADASTLAVVNRVKEAIPRFQSLVPEDIAISFEFDQSVFIKNAVRSLVTEGALGAVLTGLMVLLFLREWRSALIVLLTIPFALLSAVVALWAVGQTINVMTLGGLALAVGVLVDESTVAIENIHVHLARGQAPARAALDAGREVLVPRLVAMLSVLAVFIPSFFMVGVGKALFVPLALAVGFAMAASYLLASTFVPVLATWLLRHEHGAAPSEGRLSFASFQAAYGRLLRTLLVWRWPVVGAYLVASGLVIVWLSGRMGMELFPAVDTGQFQLRLRAPDGTRIERTEVLARQVLEAIKAEAGPENVSISQGFVGVQPASYPVNTIHLWTSGPHEAVLLVALKPDSGIAVEELKERLRRKLPALIPGTRYSFEAGDIVGQAMSMGSPTAIEVAISGPKLEANRAYAERLMQELGQIQTLRDLQYGQPLDYPTVEVSVDRVRAGQLGVNMADVARALVSATSSSRFVQPIFWRDPTSGNAYQVQIEIPQFQMASLEDVQNIPAMPTGALRPLIQDVAHVAQGTMIGEYARYNMQRMMTVTANVAGEDLGRAARRVEAAIARLGQPPRGVTVTVRGQVAPMRQTLDGLKAGLGLAIAVIFLLLAANFQSLRDALVVLSTMPAVLVGILVALLLTHTTLNVQSFLGAIMATGVAVANAILLVSFAETRRREDLPAPEAAVEGAKGRLRPILMTSMAMIAGMVPMAMAIGTGGEQTAPLGRAVIGGLLAATVATLTVLPLVFTLIKGRASAFSPSLDPDDPQSAYHDEPGRPSAVEGAAES, encoded by the coding sequence ATGTGGCTCATGCTCGGCGCCATGCGGCGCCCGATCACGGTGCTCGTCGCGGTGGTGGCGATCGCGCTCTGCTGTGCCCTGGCCCTCACCCGGATGCCGATCGACATTTTCCCCGAGCTGGGACTGCCGGCAATCTACGTGGCCCAGCCCTACTCCGGCATGGACCCATCCCAGATGGAAGGCTACCTCGTGTCCTTTTACGAGTACCACTTCCTTTACATCACCGGCATCGAGCACGTGGAGTCCAAGTCCGTCCAGGGGGCTGCGCTGATCAAGCTGTTCTTCCATCCCGGCACGGACATGAACCAGGCCCTGGCCCAAACCGTGGCCTACGTCAACCGCTCCTGGGCCTTCATGCCTCCGGGCACGGTGCCGCCCTTCATCGTGCGCTTCGACGCGGGCAGCGTGCCGGTGGGCTCGCTCATCTTCCGGAGCGAGACGCGAAGCCTCGGGGAGATCCAGGACCTGGCTCTCTTCCGAGTCCGCCCCATGTTCGCCACCCTCCCCGGCGTGTCGGCGCCGCCGCCCTTCGGCGGAAACGCCCGCACGATCGTCGTCCACGTGGACCCGGAGCGGATGCGCGCCTACCGGATGTCTCCGGAGGAGGTCGTGCAGGCGGTGAACAAGGGGAACGTGGTGGCGCCGGCCGGCAACGTCCGGATCGGCGACCTGACGACGATCGCGTCGGTCAACGCCGTGATCCCGTCGGTCCGCGAGTTCGGCGACCTCCCGATCCGGGCCGGCGCCGGCGCCACCGTGTACCTGCGCGACATCGGCTACGTCGAGAACGGCACGGACATCCTCACCTCCTACGCGCTGGTCAACGGGCACCGGGCGGTTTACATCCCCGTGACCAAGCGGGCCGACGCCTCCACGCTGGCCGTGGTCAACCGGGTCAAGGAGGCGATTCCCCGGTTCCAGTCGCTGGTCCCGGAGGACATCGCGATCAGCTTCGAATTCGACCAGTCCGTCTTCATCAAGAACGCGGTGCGGTCGCTCGTGACCGAAGGGGCGCTCGGCGCCGTGCTGACCGGGCTCATGGTCCTGCTCTTCCTGCGGGAGTGGCGGAGCGCCCTGATCGTGCTGCTCACGATCCCGTTCGCGCTGCTCTCCGCCGTCGTCGCGCTTTGGGCGGTCGGCCAGACGATCAACGTCATGACGCTCGGCGGGCTCGCCCTGGCCGTGGGCGTCCTCGTGGACGAGTCCACCGTCGCGATCGAGAACATCCACGTCCACCTGGCCCGGGGGCAGGCGCCAGCCCGGGCAGCGCTGGATGCGGGACGCGAGGTGCTCGTGCCCCGGCTGGTGGCCATGCTCAGCGTGCTCGCCGTCTTCATCCCCTCGTTCTTCATGGTGGGCGTGGGCAAGGCCCTCTTCGTGCCGCTCGCGCTCGCGGTCGGGTTCGCGATGGCGGCCTCGTATCTGCTGGCCAGCACGTTCGTGCCCGTGCTCGCGACCTGGCTGTTGCGCCACGAGCACGGGGCCGCGCCCTCGGAGGGCCGGCTCTCGTTCGCCTCCTTCCAGGCCGCCTACGGCCGCCTGCTCCGGACGCTGCTCGTCTGGCGCTGGCCGGTGGTGGGCGCGTACCTGGTCGCTTCGGGGCTCGTCATCGTCTGGCTGTCGGGCCGGATGGGGATGGAACTGTTTCCGGCGGTGGACACGGGACAGTTCCAGTTGCGGCTGCGCGCACCGGACGGGACCAGGATCGAGCGGACCGAGGTCCTGGCTCGGCAGGTGCTGGAGGCGATCAAGGCGGAGGCCGGCCCGGAGAACGTCTCGATCTCGCAAGGCTTCGTCGGGGTGCAGCCGGCCAGCTATCCCGTGAACACGATCCACCTCTGGACCAGCGGGCCGCACGAAGCGGTCCTCCTCGTGGCCTTGAAACCGGACAGCGGCATCGCGGTCGAGGAGTTGAAAGAGCGGCTGCGCCGGAAGCTGCCCGCGCTGATTCCGGGCACGCGCTACTCCTTCGAGGCCGGGGACATCGTGGGCCAGGCGATGAGCATGGGGTCCCCCACCGCGATCGAGGTAGCGATCAGCGGGCCCAAGCTGGAGGCGAACCGCGCCTACGCCGAGCGGCTCATGCAGGAGCTGGGGCAGATTCAGACTCTGCGGGACCTCCAGTACGGACAGCCGCTGGATTATCCCACGGTGGAGGTGTCGGTGGACCGGGTCCGGGCCGGGCAACTGGGCGTGAACATGGCGGACGTCGCCCGCGCACTCGTGTCGGCCACCTCCTCCAGCCGCTTCGTCCAGCCGATCTTCTGGCGGGATCCGACCTCCGGGAACGCCTACCAGGTCCAGATCGAGATTCCGCAGTTCCAGATGGCCAGCCTCGAGGACGTGCAGAACATCCCCGCGATGCCGACGGGCGCGCTCCGCCCGCTGATCCAGGACGTGGCCCACGTGGCCCAGGGCACGATGATCGGCGAGTACGCCCGCTACAACATGCAGCGGATGATGACCGTCACCGCGAACGTGGCCGGCGAGGACCTGGGCCGGGCGGCCCGCCGGGTCGAGGCCGCGATCGCGCGCCTGGGACAGCCGCCCCGCGGCGTGACCGTGACGGTCCGCGGCCAGGTGGCGCCGATGCGCCAGACCCTGGACGGGCTGAAGGCGGGGCTGGGGCTCGCGATCGCCGTCATCTTCCTGCTGCTCGCGGCCAACTTCCAGTCCCTGCGCGACGCGCTGGTCGTCCTGTCCACGATGCCGGCCGTGCTGGTCGGCATCCTCGTCGCCCTGCTGCTCACCCACACGACGCTCAACGTCCAGTCCTTCCTCGGGGCGATCATGGCCACGGGGGTCGCCGTCGCCAACGCGATCCTGCTCGTGTCGTTCGCGGAGACGAGGCGGCGCGAGGACCTTCCGGCGCCGGAGGCTGCGGTCGAGGGCGCCAAGGGCCGGCTGCGGCCGATCCTCATGACCAGCATGGCCATGATCGCGGGGATGGTTCCGATGGCCATGGCCATCGGCACGGGCGGCGAGCAGACCGCCCCGTTGGGCCGGGCCGTCATCGGCGGGCTCCTCGCCGCGACGGTGGCGACGCTGACAGTGCTCCCGCTCGTCTTTACGCTGATCAAGGGCCGAGCCTCGGCCTTCTCCCCGTCCCTGGACCCAGACGATCCCCAGAGCGCCTATCACGATGAGCCGGGACGCCCGTCGGCCGTTGAAGGAGCCGCTGAATCATGA
- a CDS encoding TolC family protein, which translates to MERIVSQPVALVMALLAFVRWAEAGLASAQPPELPPSPLAVDQAIQYGLDHYPSIRASVARIASARAGIDLARTAYLPRVEMGIQENMATFNKESGLFFMTPYTPPIWGRQGDSISYRGAWGSAAGTAAAWEPFDFGLRAANVDSARAVERQQALGLAVTQLDVGLNVGDAFFGLLMAQQTVEAMKANVERRQVFANTVGVLVKSGLRPGVDASRAQAELAMARTQLIQAEQAADVAKATLAEVMGLAGYPVEVQTDPLLSLPEARTLPDPAPWAHPWATAQKAAADVYGKRKDALDRAWVPRFDLLGIFFSRGSNWDRSGTPRPGASGMFPDVPNWAAGLEVNFSLMDFASIRAKRLAEQQNEQAELAIYEQVLQALTGKHQKAAATVMGARRVAENTPIQLAAARDTESQARARYQSGLATVVEVAEAQQLVVQASIDDALARLGVWRSLLGFAGARGDLGPFLDLVRTAAARGK; encoded by the coding sequence ATGGAGCGGATCGTGAGTCAGCCGGTCGCGCTGGTGATGGCCCTGCTCGCGTTCGTCCGGTGGGCCGAGGCCGGTCTTGCGAGCGCCCAGCCGCCTGAGCTGCCTCCCTCGCCGCTCGCGGTGGATCAGGCCATCCAGTACGGGCTCGATCACTACCCGTCCATTCGCGCCTCGGTCGCACGGATCGCTTCGGCCAGGGCCGGAATCGACCTGGCGCGCACGGCCTACCTCCCGCGGGTGGAAATGGGCATCCAGGAGAACATGGCCACCTTCAACAAGGAGTCCGGTCTGTTCTTCATGACTCCCTACACGCCCCCCATCTGGGGCCGCCAGGGTGATTCTATTTCCTATCGGGGTGCCTGGGGCAGCGCGGCCGGCACCGCGGCGGCCTGGGAGCCGTTCGACTTCGGCCTGCGGGCGGCGAACGTGGATTCGGCGCGCGCCGTCGAGCGGCAGCAGGCGTTGGGCCTGGCCGTCACGCAGCTCGACGTGGGGCTGAACGTCGGGGACGCGTTTTTCGGGCTCCTGATGGCGCAGCAGACCGTGGAGGCGATGAAGGCGAACGTGGAGCGGCGGCAGGTCTTCGCCAACACCGTCGGCGTCCTGGTCAAGAGCGGGCTGAGGCCCGGCGTGGACGCGTCGCGCGCCCAGGCCGAGCTGGCCATGGCGCGCACGCAGTTGATCCAGGCCGAGCAGGCGGCGGACGTGGCCAAGGCGACGCTCGCCGAAGTCATGGGCCTGGCCGGGTATCCGGTCGAGGTGCAGACGGACCCGTTGCTGAGCCTGCCGGAGGCCCGCACGCTGCCAGACCCGGCCCCTTGGGCCCATCCCTGGGCCACGGCCCAGAAGGCGGCGGCGGACGTCTACGGGAAGCGGAAGGACGCGTTGGACCGGGCCTGGGTCCCGCGGTTCGACCTCCTCGGGATCTTCTTCAGCCGCGGGAGCAATTGGGACCGGAGCGGCACCCCGAGGCCTGGCGCCAGCGGGATGTTCCCGGACGTCCCCAATTGGGCCGCGGGGCTGGAGGTGAATTTCTCCCTGATGGACTTCGCTTCGATCCGCGCGAAACGCCTCGCCGAGCAGCAGAACGAGCAGGCCGAGCTCGCGATCTACGAGCAGGTGCTCCAAGCCCTGACCGGCAAGCATCAGAAAGCCGCTGCGACGGTCATGGGCGCTCGCCGGGTGGCCGAGAACACGCCGATCCAGCTCGCCGCGGCCCGCGACACCGAGTCGCAGGCGCGGGCCCGCTACCAGTCGGGGCTGGCGACGGTGGTCGAGGTGGCCGAGGCCCAGCAACTGGTCGTGCAGGCCTCCATTGACGATGCCCTGGCGCGCCTGGGGGTCTGGCGCTCGCTCCTGGGGTTCGCCGGCGCGCGGGGCGATCTGGGACCGTTCCTGGACCTGGTGCGGACGGCCGCCGCGAGGGGGAAGTAA
- a CDS encoding helix-turn-helix transcriptional regulator, with protein sequence MARAANPSARSSVEADGQARSRLAERLMRQLFLGFVRTHILYHAASESVCGVDLSEELARHGYRLSPGTLYPMLHGLEAEGYLRCASELHAGRRRKCYRITATGRWALGQARKQIKELVEEVLEDRHARRGA encoded by the coding sequence ATGGCACGTGCGGCGAACCCGTCGGCGCGTTCTTCGGTTGAAGCTGACGGCCAGGCCCGGTCCCGTCTGGCCGAACGTCTGATGCGGCAGCTCTTCCTGGGGTTCGTGCGGACCCACATCCTCTATCACGCGGCCTCCGAGTCGGTTTGCGGCGTGGACCTGTCCGAGGAATTGGCCCGGCACGGGTACCGGCTCAGCCCCGGCACGCTGTACCCGATGCTCCACGGGCTCGAGGCCGAGGGCTACTTGCGGTGCGCGTCGGAGCTGCACGCCGGCCGCCGGCGGAAGTGCTACCGGATCACGGCGACGGGCCGCTGGGCCCTCGGGCAGGCCCGGAAGCAGATCAAGGAGCTGGTCGAGGAGGTGCTGGAGGATCGCCATGCCCGGCGCGGAGCCTGA
- a CDS encoding inositol monophosphatase family protein: protein MPIAALPPPALRDQLKATLLEAARTAGAVLTDCARAGFRVEYKDTVNLVTDADRRAEQAVVDAIRKAWPDHQILAEERGMERGADAAYRWVIDPLDGTTNFAHGFPAYCVSIGLEYRGEVILGAVLDPTRDELFVGEAGRGAFLNGKPLRVSATPTVNAALLVTGFAYDIRESPENNLDHFSRFALRAQGVRRTGAAALDLCYVAAGRFDGFWELKLQPWDTAAGLVILREAGGRATDFKGEPYSIYEPSIVATNGLIHEAMLKILAKA, encoded by the coding sequence ATGCCGATTGCCGCGCTGCCTCCTCCTGCTCTGCGGGACCAGTTGAAGGCGACCCTGCTCGAAGCGGCCAGGACCGCCGGAGCCGTCCTGACGGACTGTGCGCGAGCCGGGTTTCGCGTCGAGTACAAGGACACGGTGAACCTGGTCACCGACGCGGACCGGCGCGCCGAGCAGGCCGTCGTGGACGCGATCCGCAAGGCCTGGCCGGATCACCAGATCCTGGCCGAGGAGCGGGGCATGGAGCGGGGCGCGGACGCAGCCTACCGGTGGGTGATTGATCCGCTGGACGGGACGACCAACTTCGCGCACGGGTTTCCGGCCTACTGCGTGTCCATCGGCCTGGAGTATCGGGGCGAGGTGATCCTCGGCGCGGTCCTCGACCCGACGCGCGACGAGCTGTTCGTGGGGGAGGCGGGCCGCGGGGCCTTCCTGAACGGGAAGCCGCTGCGGGTGTCCGCGACGCCGACCGTGAACGCCGCCTTGCTCGTGACGGGCTTCGCCTACGACATCCGCGAAAGCCCGGAGAACAACCTGGACCACTTTTCCCGCTTCGCCCTGCGGGCCCAGGGCGTGCGCCGGACCGGCGCGGCCGCGCTGGACCTGTGCTATGTGGCGGCCGGCCGCTTCGACGGTTTCTGGGAGCTGAAGCTGCAGCCGTGGGACACGGCCGCCGGGCTCGTCATCCTGCGGGAAGCGGGAGGCCGCGCGACCGACTTCAAGGGCGAGCCCTACTCGATCTACGAACCTTCGATCGTCGCCACCAACGGCCTGATCCACGAGGCCATGCTGAAGATCCTCGCCAAGGCCTGA
- a CDS encoding arsenosugar biosynthesis-associated peroxidase-like protein, which translates to METYYHPADLGKFADMGKGNKDLWDKFQSYYSAVFAEGALTEREKALIALGVAHAVQCPYCIDAYTQACLEKGSNVEEMTEAVHVACALRGGASLVHGVQMRNVAERLSM; encoded by the coding sequence ATGGAGACCTATTACCATCCGGCCGATCTCGGCAAGTTCGCCGACATGGGGAAGGGCAACAAGGACCTGTGGGACAAGTTCCAGAGCTATTATTCCGCCGTCTTCGCCGAGGGGGCGCTGACCGAGCGGGAGAAGGCCCTGATCGCGCTGGGCGTCGCCCACGCGGTGCAGTGTCCCTACTGCATCGACGCCTACACGCAGGCCTGTCTGGAAAAGGGGTCCAACGTCGAGGAGATGACCGAGGCGGTCCACGTGGCCTGCGCGCTCCGCGGCGGCGCCTCGCTCGTCCACGGCGTCCAGATGCGCAACGTGGCCGAGAGGCTGTCGATGTAG
- a CDS encoding DUF4258 domain-containing protein, whose product MFERELKRFCSLVRKRQYVLTVHALEEMGEDEVLAEDIEHVILTGQIVERQVDRATRERKYVLTGMDLAGELVGVVLKMGSMGKVVIITVYREEKK is encoded by the coding sequence ATGTTCGAGCGTGAGCTGAAACGATTCTGTTCGCTTGTTCGGAAGCGGCAGTATGTTCTTACCGTTCATGCACTTGAGGAAATGGGCGAGGATGAGGTCCTCGCCGAGGATATCGAACATGTGATACTCACAGGCCAAATCGTTGAGCGGCAAGTCGATCGCGCGACCAGGGAGCGAAAGTACGTGCTCACCGGAATGGACCTTGCCGGCGAGCTCGTGGGAGTCGTCTTGAAGATGGGTTCGATGGGCAAGGTAGTCATCATCACCGTCTATCGCGAGGAGAAGAAATGA
- a CDS encoding type II toxin-antitoxin system MqsA family antitoxin: MKCEICGAKAAAIKKTTKSFGRGHNLVVIENIPIVHCTRCHESYLTADTAREIDRIRKNRRNLGKAKRVLVASFKKSAA, encoded by the coding sequence ATGAAGTGCGAAATCTGCGGCGCCAAGGCCGCCGCCATCAAAAAGACAACGAAGAGTTTTGGCCGCGGCCATAATCTCGTCGTTATCGAAAACATTCCCATCGTCCATTGCACACGTTGTCATGAGTCCTACCTCACCGCTGACACAGCCCGCGAGATCGACCGCATTCGCAAAAATCGGCGCAACCTGGGGAAGGCAAAGCGCGTGCTCGTCGCCTCGTTCAAGAAAAGTGCGGCCTAA
- a CDS encoding type II toxin-antitoxin system VapC family toxin, with product MIAYLDSSVLLRVVLRQPNALKQWPTIEQGIGSALVEVECLRTLDRLRLAEGLSDDEIALRREAVFRLVEAMEIVEFTRPVLSRAAQPLPTALGTLDAIHLATALLWQERAGTDLVMATHDGTLATAAKASGLRVVGI from the coding sequence GTGATCGCTTACCTCGATTCGTCGGTTCTCCTGCGCGTCGTCCTCCGTCAACCCAATGCCCTCAAGCAGTGGCCTACCATCGAGCAGGGAATCGGTTCCGCGCTCGTGGAGGTGGAATGTCTGCGGACGCTGGATCGCTTGCGTCTCGCCGAGGGACTCAGCGACGACGAGATCGCCTTGCGACGTGAGGCCGTGTTCCGGCTGGTCGAGGCAATGGAGATCGTGGAGTTCACCCGTCCGGTCCTGTCACGGGCCGCTCAACCGCTTCCGACCGCGCTTGGTACCCTTGACGCGATTCATTTAGCAACAGCGCTACTATGGCAAGAGCGGGCGGGCACCGATCTTGTGATGGCGACCCATGACGGCACGCTGGCGACTGCGGCCAAGGCCAGTGGGTTGCGGGTGGTTGGGATTTGA
- a CDS encoding type II toxin-antitoxin system prevent-host-death family antitoxin produces the protein MTTVGYDVTMNGVRIADLKSRLSEYLRKVRRGRSITVLDRDTPIARIQPYEVKGASLKVRSPLPGTPKVSRVGLPPPLSVRKDIVTLLLEERQGER, from the coding sequence ATGACCACTGTTGGCTATGATGTGACCATGAACGGTGTTCGGATCGCCGACCTGAAGAGTCGCCTGAGTGAATACCTCCGGAAAGTGCGCCGAGGCCGGAGTATCACGGTGCTGGATCGTGATACGCCCATCGCGCGCATCCAACCGTATGAGGTCAAAGGCGCCTCGTTGAAAGTCCGGTCACCGCTACCGGGTACCCCGAAGGTCAGCCGCGTGGGGCTGCCACCGCCGTTGTCCGTGCGCAAAGACATCGTGACGCTTCTGCTCGAAGAGAGACAGGGCGAGCGGTGA
- a CDS encoding NAD-dependent epimerase/dehydratase family protein gives MKVLVLGAAGFLGSNLVRALLAHGDRVRALIRPEKGAPSLDGLAIERVEGDLNDEPSLARACDGVQVVYQTASYYPAQTIPASAAVTQALAETRNLLATVRRASVERLVFTSTLTTIGFPADPSKLANEDCPFTPLFPDNPYLMAKIAMEREVLAAARDGVPAVVVNPTAFFGPHDRKPTSGTQILMIAKRLMPGYVQGPINVIDVRDVAAGMIRAAERGRVGERYILGNWNTTQKELNELIAKVAGVPAPLFPVPYELARIGSKLGDWAFRTLLRRPAPVPGFFVEMLRHMQQYDCSKAIRELDYPRNPVEDAIRDALTWFRTNGYL, from the coding sequence ATGAAGGTCCTCGTGCTGGGTGCGGCCGGGTTTCTGGGATCGAACCTGGTCCGCGCCCTGTTGGCCCATGGCGATCGGGTCCGCGCCCTTATTCGGCCAGAGAAGGGGGCGCCCTCGCTCGACGGCCTGGCCATCGAACGGGTGGAGGGGGATCTCAACGACGAGCCGTCGCTGGCCCGGGCCTGTGACGGCGTCCAGGTCGTCTATCAGACCGCGAGCTATTACCCGGCGCAGACGATTCCCGCCTCCGCCGCGGTCACGCAGGCGCTGGCCGAGACCCGGAACCTTCTGGCGACGGTCCGGCGCGCTTCGGTCGAGCGGCTGGTTTTCACCAGCACGCTTACGACCATCGGCTTTCCTGCCGATCCGTCCAAGCTGGCGAACGAGGACTGTCCCTTCACGCCGCTCTTCCCGGACAACCCCTACTTGATGGCCAAGATCGCGATGGAGCGCGAAGTGCTGGCGGCGGCCCGGGACGGCGTGCCGGCCGTCGTCGTGAACCCCACCGCCTTCTTCGGCCCCCACGACCGCAAGCCGACGAGCGGCACCCAGATTCTGATGATCGCGAAGCGGCTGATGCCCGGCTACGTCCAGGGTCCGATCAACGTGATTGACGTGCGGGATGTGGCGGCCGGGATGATCCGCGCGGCGGAACGGGGGCGGGTCGGGGAGCGCTACATCCTGGGTAACTGGAACACGACGCAGAAGGAGTTGAACGAGTTGATCGCGAAAGTGGCGGGCGTGCCGGCTCCCCTCTTCCCGGTCCCCTACGAATTGGCGCGCATCGGCTCGAAGCTGGGGGACTGGGCCTTCCGGACCCTTTTGCGGCGGCCGGCGCCGGTGCCCGGCTTCTTCGTCGAGATGCTCCGGCACATGCAGCAGTACGACTGTTCCAAAGCGATCCGCGAGCTGGACTATCCCAGGAACCCGGTCGAAGACGCCATCCGCGACGCGCTTACCTGGTTCCGCACCAACGGGTATCTGTAA
- a CDS encoding four helix bundle protein: MAYQELEETIHWLELFAECKLAPERQLVELQAHARQMVAMLISSAKTAKTAKP; the protein is encoded by the coding sequence GTGGCTTATCAGGAATTAGAGGAGACGATCCATTGGCTCGAATTATTTGCCGAATGCAAACTAGCACCGGAGAGGCAGCTCGTAGAATTGCAGGCTCATGCACGGCAGATGGTAGCAATGCTGATTTCCTCGGCAAAAACGGCAAAGACAGCCAAACCATAA
- a CDS encoding four helix bundle protein, with product MSEKDGEKPELFAPPKAFALKVIHLYSALPRDGVAQVIGKQLLRSGTSVGAHYREAIRAQITSRIRQQDRRWLIRN from the coding sequence GTGTCTGAAAAGGACGGTGAGAAGCCAGAGCTGTTTGCTCCGCCCAAGGCGTTTGCGCTGAAAGTTATTCATCTGTATTCGGCCCTCCCAAGAGACGGCGTAGCCCAGGTGATCGGGAAACAGCTGTTACGGAGCGGAACGTCGGTCGGAGCGCATTACCGGGAGGCAATAAGAGCCCAGATCACGAGCCGAATTCGCCAGCAAGATAGAAGGTGGCTTATCAGGAATTAG
- a CDS encoding 4a-hydroxytetrahydrobiopterin dehydratase: protein MGLADNKCVPCRGGVPPMEPAKAQELLKQLERGWALNEDGHLERLYTFKDFAQALDFVNRVGAVAEAEGHHPDLYLAWGKCKVEIWTHKISGLTESDFYLAAKADRAFEAFRAVS from the coding sequence ATGGGATTGGCGGACAATAAGTGCGTGCCCTGCCGCGGCGGCGTGCCGCCCATGGAACCGGCCAAGGCGCAGGAGCTGCTCAAGCAGCTCGAGCGCGGATGGGCCCTGAACGAGGACGGCCATCTGGAGCGCCTCTACACCTTCAAGGACTTCGCGCAGGCGCTGGACTTCGTGAACAGGGTCGGCGCCGTGGCCGAGGCGGAGGGGCACCATCCGGACCTGTACCTGGCCTGGGGCAAGTGCAAGGTCGAGATCTGGACCCACAAGATCAGCGGGCTGACCGAGAGCGATTTCTACCTGGCGGCCAAGGCCGACCGGGCCTTCGAAGCCTTCAGGGCCGTATCCTGA